The Muricauda sp. SCSIO 65647 genome includes a region encoding these proteins:
- a CDS encoding N-acetylmuramoyl-L-alanine amidase: MTKNKLVFLIFPATAILLLSFNKNDVDAALNDEFVVVLDAGHGGHDPGNLGNGYLEKNIALNIVLKVGEQLEKNPNVKVIYTRKDDSFVDLYIRGKIANDANADLFVSIHCDSHNSDAHGAGTFVMGLHANKQNFEVAKKENSVIYLEDNYEEKYAQYNINSPESVIGLTIMQEEFLDQSIQLAKFLQDNFTTKLSRKDRKVKQAGFIVLHQTFMPSVLIEAGFLTNKNEGAYLNSKKGQQEMARAIADAILTYKENIDPNIEKLQPPVQEPTVVVAEKTPITKVEEPEKKQETINVESPTSSSEEKKEEIVAAVKKKDPVEKEPKEVASANIVFKVQLMASSKVIPLDGDYFNGLNTLTKEPYKNLYRYMYGETNSYLKAKLLKSNADAKGYTTSYIVAYRDGARIPISEALKYVPEQ, encoded by the coding sequence ATGACTAAAAACAAGTTGGTTTTTCTGATTTTCCCGGCAACCGCGATTCTTCTCCTTTCCTTTAATAAAAATGATGTCGATGCCGCATTGAATGATGAGTTTGTAGTCGTTTTGGATGCCGGCCATGGTGGCCATGACCCGGGAAATCTGGGTAACGGCTATCTTGAAAAAAATATAGCTCTTAACATAGTTCTAAAAGTTGGTGAACAACTTGAGAAGAATCCGAATGTAAAAGTGATCTATACACGAAAAGACGATTCGTTTGTCGATTTGTACATACGTGGAAAGATAGCCAACGATGCCAATGCGGATCTTTTTGTTTCGATACATTGTGATTCACATAATTCAGATGCACATGGGGCAGGAACATTTGTAATGGGCCTGCACGCCAACAAACAGAATTTTGAGGTGGCCAAAAAGGAAAACTCCGTTATCTATCTCGAAGACAATTATGAGGAAAAGTATGCCCAATACAATATCAACTCGCCCGAATCGGTCATCGGCCTGACCATCATGCAAGAAGAGTTCTTGGACCAAAGCATTCAATTGGCAAAGTTTTTACAAGATAATTTTACGACCAAATTGAGCCGCAAAGACCGAAAGGTCAAACAAGCTGGCTTCATAGTATTGCACCAGACTTTCATGCCCAGCGTGTTGATCGAGGCCGGATTTTTGACCAACAAAAATGAAGGGGCCTATTTGAATTCTAAAAAAGGGCAACAAGAAATGGCCAGAGCCATTGCCGATGCCATACTGACCTATAAGGAAAACATTGACCCCAATATCGAAAAGCTTCAGCCACCAGTCCAAGAGCCGACTGTGGTAGTGGCCGAGAAGACACCTATAACAAAGGTCGAAGAGCCTGAAAAAAAGCAAGAAACCATCAATGTTGAGTCGCCGACAAGTTCGTCAGAAGAGAAAAAGGAGGAAATTGTGGCAGCGGTCAAAAAGAAAGACCCTGTAGAAAAAGAACCCAAAGAAGTGGCCTCTGCAAATATTGTCTTTAAGGTGCAATTGATGGCTAGCTCTAAGGTCATTCCCCTAGATGGTGATTATTTCAACGGCCTCAATACCTTGACAAAAGAACCGTACAAAAACCTCTACCGATATATGTACGGTGAGACCAATTCGTATCTGAAGGCTAAACTGTTGAAGTCAAATGCCGATGCCAAAGGGTACACCACATCATATATTGTGGCCTATAGAGATGGTGCCAGAATACCTATAAGCGAGGCCCTGAAATACGTTCCGGAACAATAG
- a CDS encoding ABC transporter ATPase has product MLVDFQKLPSHSRIWIYQANRSFSDTELEELKAELSGFLQQWTAHGSELQAGYEIPYKRFIVIGLDQSQASASGCSIDASVHFIQQLEKKYGVDLLDKMNVSYKQGEFVAHKSLKDFKKMAKERAVSKNTVVFNNLVATKQEYLENWEVPAAESWHARFM; this is encoded by the coding sequence ATGTTAGTAGATTTTCAAAAACTTCCGAGCCATTCAAGAATTTGGATCTATCAGGCCAACCGTAGTTTTTCAGATACCGAGCTTGAAGAATTAAAAGCTGAACTGAGCGGGTTTTTACAACAATGGACGGCCCATGGCAGTGAACTGCAGGCGGGGTATGAGATTCCATATAAGCGATTCATCGTTATTGGATTAGATCAGTCACAGGCCAGTGCCTCGGGCTGCTCGATCGATGCTTCAGTACATTTTATTCAGCAACTGGAAAAAAAATATGGGGTCGATTTGCTCGACAAGATGAACGTTTCGTACAAACAGGGCGAGTTTGTGGCACATAAATCCCTAAAAGATTTTAAAAAGATGGCCAAAGAACGGGCAGTTTCAAAAAATACCGTGGTTTTCAACAACTTGGTGGCCACAAAACAAGAGTATCTTGAGAATTGGGAAGTGCCCGCAGCAGAGAGCTGGCATGCCCGTTTTATGTGA
- the bshA gene encoding N-acetyl-alpha-D-glucosaminyl L-malate synthase BshA — MKIAIVCYPTFGGSGVVATELGIALAERGHEIHFVTYKQPVRLELLGNNIHFHEVHVPEYPLFHYQPYELALSSKLVDTIRFYGIELLHVHYAIPHAYAGYMAKKMLLENDIYIPMITTLHGTDITLVGRHPFYKPAVTFSINKSDIVTSVSENLRLKTLKIFELEKEIEVIPNFIDLKKYSSEFTDCQRTLMANDDERIITHISNFRKVKRIPDIIRVFDKVQKEMPAKLIMVGEGPEKEYAEQLCAELDIKEKVIFLGNSTEIDRILCFSDLFLLPSESESFGLAALEAMANKTAVISSNTGGIPEVNKHGITGFLSNVGDIDEMAANAIYILKDDNVLEEFKKNAFEIASTFDIHHILPLYEDLYERAYRSRFKNSY, encoded by the coding sequence ATGAAGATAGCTATTGTTTGTTACCCAACGTTTGGAGGAAGTGGTGTGGTAGCCACTGAATTGGGGATTGCTCTGGCAGAAAGGGGCCATGAAATACACTTTGTAACTTATAAACAACCCGTTCGATTGGAATTGTTGGGCAACAACATCCATTTTCATGAGGTTCATGTGCCCGAATACCCATTGTTTCACTATCAACCTTATGAACTGGCCTTATCGAGCAAATTAGTCGATACCATCAGGTTTTATGGTATTGAATTGCTGCATGTACATTATGCCATTCCGCATGCTTATGCGGGCTATATGGCAAAGAAAATGTTACTTGAGAACGATATTTACATACCCATGATCACCACATTACATGGTACGGATATCACTTTAGTGGGGCGTCATCCATTTTACAAACCAGCGGTCACGTTCAGTATAAATAAATCGGATATCGTTACTTCGGTCTCTGAAAATTTGAGGCTAAAAACCCTTAAAATCTTTGAACTTGAAAAGGAAATAGAGGTGATTCCGAATTTCATCGATTTAAAGAAATACAGTTCAGAATTCACCGACTGCCAAAGAACCCTAATGGCCAATGACGATGAGCGGATCATCACCCATATCAGCAATTTTAGAAAGGTGAAGCGCATACCTGACATCATACGGGTTTTTGACAAGGTTCAGAAAGAGATGCCGGCAAAATTGATCATGGTGGGCGAGGGACCCGAAAAAGAATACGCCGAGCAGCTTTGTGCTGAACTTGATATTAAAGAAAAGGTCATTTTCTTGGGCAACAGTACTGAGATTGATCGCATACTTTGTTTCTCAGACCTCTTTTTATTGCCGTCTGAGTCAGAAAGCTTCGGATTGGCCGCTTTAGAGGCCATGGCCAACAAAACGGCTGTGATTTCAAGCAATACCGGTGGTATACCTGAAGTCAACAAACACGGAATCACCGGTTTTTTGAGTAATGTGGGTGATATTGATGAGATGGCCGCCAACGCGATTTATATCTTAAAAGACGACAATGTTCTAGAAGAGTTCAAAAAGAATGCCTTTGAAATTGCCTCCACCTTTGATATCCATCATATTTTACCACTCTATGAAGACCTGTATGAAAGGGCATATAGATCGCGTTTTAAAAATTCATATTGA
- a CDS encoding (Fe-S)-binding protein — MNVPTMASLFAENKQPEVLFWVGCAGSFDDRAKKITKAFVKILNKAGVSFAVLGTEEGCTGDPAKRAGNEFLFQMQAVTNIEVLNGYGVKKIVTACPHCFNTIKNEYPELGGNYEVVHHTQFLKQLLDEGKISLEGGTYKGKRITYHDPCYLGRANNVFEAPRELIQKLDAELVEMKNCRKRGLCCGAGGAQMFKEPEKGDKDVNIERTEQALETQPEIIAAACPFCNTMMTDGVKNKEKEASIAVLDVAELIANAEDL; from the coding sequence ATGAACGTACCGACCATGGCCTCGCTTTTCGCTGAAAACAAACAACCTGAAGTATTGTTTTGGGTAGGTTGTGCGGGTAGTTTCGATGATCGAGCAAAAAAAATCACCAAGGCCTTTGTCAAAATTTTGAACAAAGCAGGGGTAAGCTTTGCGGTATTGGGCACTGAAGAAGGTTGTACTGGCGATCCAGCCAAAAGGGCGGGCAACGAATTTCTTTTTCAGATGCAGGCGGTGACCAATATTGAGGTGCTGAACGGATACGGAGTAAAAAAAATCGTAACGGCTTGCCCACATTGCTTCAACACCATCAAAAACGAATATCCTGAACTTGGGGGCAATTACGAGGTGGTGCACCATACCCAGTTTTTAAAGCAATTGCTTGATGAAGGAAAGATTTCTTTGGAAGGAGGCACCTATAAAGGAAAACGCATCACGTATCACGACCCCTGTTATCTGGGTAGGGCCAACAATGTTTTTGAGGCTCCAAGAGAGCTGATCCAAAAGTTGGATGCCGAACTGGTTGAAATGAAAAATTGCCGTAAACGCGGACTTTGTTGTGGGGCAGGGGGCGCCCAAATGTTCAAAGAGCCCGAAAAAGGGGATAAAGACGTCAATATCGAACGAACTGAACAAGCTTTGGAAACACAGCCCGAGATTATAGCCGCTGCCTGTCCTTTTTGTAACACAATGATGACCGATGGGGTGAAGAACAAAGAAAAAGAGGCCTCGATAGCGGTTTTGGATGTGGCCGAACTGATTGCAAACGCTGAAGATTTATAG
- a CDS encoding MlaD family protein: protein MKLSREVKTAIIVLIGIFLFILGYSYLKSNSLFDKSKTFYAVYDHVGGLQTGTQVSVNGLNVGNVVDIKFKDKSGQLLVTFSVGKDFEFSKNSKAELYDTGIIGGKGIQIIPVFDGAPPAQSGDTLKTGIRPGITELVQEKLTPLQMKVEGAFSHADSLLMNVNTMLDDPTKRDLQQSISGLNQLIKSLQGSANKLNQLLGNNQQQLDSSIKNFNTMTANFSKLSEDLANAGLDKTLTNLQTSLNNLNAVLSKVEKGEGSLGKLVTDDELYKNLSEASRELDLLLQDFRLNPKRYVNVSVFGKKQKEYTLPEDDPAEKPDNN, encoded by the coding sequence TTGAAGCTCTCTAGAGAAGTTAAAACGGCCATCATAGTCTTAATCGGAATATTCTTGTTCATATTGGGCTATAGTTATCTTAAATCAAATTCTCTTTTTGATAAATCGAAGACATTTTATGCTGTTTACGATCACGTAGGTGGGCTACAGACAGGCACCCAAGTCTCTGTCAACGGATTAAATGTGGGCAACGTGGTCGATATCAAGTTTAAAGATAAATCGGGCCAATTATTGGTTACTTTCTCAGTGGGCAAAGACTTTGAGTTTTCGAAAAACAGTAAGGCAGAACTATATGACACTGGGATAATCGGGGGCAAAGGAATTCAAATAATTCCAGTTTTTGATGGCGCCCCCCCTGCCCAATCAGGTGATACACTGAAGACCGGTATCAGACCCGGTATTACAGAATTGGTACAAGAAAAATTGACCCCATTACAGATGAAGGTAGAAGGGGCTTTTTCACATGCCGATTCATTATTGATGAACGTGAACACGATGCTTGACGACCCAACAAAGAGAGACCTTCAGCAAAGCATATCAGGGTTGAACCAATTGATCAAAAGTCTTCAGGGAAGCGCTAATAAACTGAATCAATTGTTGGGCAATAATCAGCAGCAGTTAGATAGCTCAATAAAGAATTTCAACACCATGACGGCCAATTTCTCAAAATTATCAGAAGACTTGGCCAACGCTGGTCTTGATAAAACCTTGACCAATCTTCAAACCTCATTGAACAACTTGAACGCAGTGCTGTCAAAAGTTGAAAAAGGAGAGGGGTCATTGGGCAAACTGGTCACCGATGATGAACTGTACAAAAATCTCTCTGAGGCTTCCAGGGAACTCGATTTATTGCTACAAGATTTTAGGTTGAATCCAAAGCGGTACGTGAACGTTTCCGTTTTCGGCAAAAAACAGAAAGAATATACTTTGCCCGAAGATGACCCCGCTGAAAAACCTGACAATAACTAG
- a CDS encoding (Fe-S)-binding protein — MEILPNILFAVALVVGIGFFARNIKKLIRNIKLGRKVEVDDNPAKRFKNMAMIALGQSKMVVRPIAGLMHIIVYVGFIIINIEVLEIIIDGLFGTHRIFASLGAFYDFLIASFEILALLVIVAVVIFWIRRNVIRLRRFIKPEMKGWPKTDANWILYIEFILMALFLTMNATDAKLQQLGALHYQEAGTFPISQFLLPLFDTMSIQTLIFIERTAWWLHILGILFFLNYLYYSKHLHILLAFPNTYYGKLRPQGQFENLDSVTKEVKLMLDPNADPFAAPADDAPPPEKFGASDVMDLTRVQLLNAYTCTECGRCTSECPANQTGKKLSPRKIMMDTRDRLEEVGQNINSNKGEFKADGKQLLDDYITREELWACTTCNACVEACPVSIDPLSIIMSMRQYLVMEQSAAPTELNNMMGNVENNGAPWPFNQMDRLNWTQES, encoded by the coding sequence ATGGAGATATTGCCAAACATTCTTTTTGCCGTGGCCTTGGTCGTAGGGATCGGGTTTTTTGCCAGAAACATTAAAAAACTCATTAGAAACATCAAGTTGGGTAGAAAGGTTGAGGTTGATGACAACCCTGCCAAGCGGTTTAAAAATATGGCCATGATCGCCCTTGGACAATCGAAAATGGTGGTCCGGCCCATTGCAGGCCTCATGCACATCATAGTCTATGTAGGTTTCATCATTATCAATATCGAAGTGCTTGAAATCATCATTGATGGGCTTTTTGGCACCCACAGGATTTTTGCTTCATTGGGAGCATTCTATGATTTTTTGATTGCCTCATTTGAGATTTTGGCCCTTTTGGTGATTGTAGCCGTTGTGATTTTTTGGATACGGCGCAACGTCATACGTTTACGGCGATTCATCAAACCAGAGATGAAGGGCTGGCCCAAGACCGATGCCAATTGGATTCTGTACATCGAGTTCATACTCATGGCACTTTTTTTGACCATGAATGCCACTGATGCCAAGTTGCAGCAATTGGGGGCTTTGCATTACCAAGAGGCAGGTACGTTTCCGATAAGCCAATTCTTGTTGCCTTTGTTCGATACGATGAGCATACAGACCTTGATCTTTATTGAGAGAACGGCTTGGTGGTTGCACATTTTGGGCATTTTGTTCTTTTTGAATTATTTGTACTATTCAAAACACCTTCACATTCTTCTTGCTTTTCCGAATACGTATTATGGAAAATTAAGGCCCCAAGGTCAATTTGAAAACCTTGATTCGGTCACCAAAGAGGTGAAACTGATGTTGGACCCCAATGCGGATCCTTTCGCGGCACCTGCAGACGATGCCCCTCCACCAGAAAAATTCGGTGCTTCAGATGTCATGGATTTGACCCGGGTACAGCTATTGAACGCCTACACCTGTACCGAATGTGGCCGTTGTACTTCTGAATGCCCGGCCAATCAAACAGGAAAGAAGCTTTCTCCACGGAAAATAATGATGGATACACGCGACCGACTCGAAGAAGTGGGCCAGAATATCAATAGCAACAAGGGCGAGTTCAAAGCCGATGGAAAACAATTGCTCGATGATTACATCACCCGTGAAGAGCTTTGGGCCTGCACCACGTGCAATGCCTGTGTAGAGGCCTGTCCGGTCAGTATAGATCCCTTATCGATAATCATGTCGATGCGACAGTATTTGGTCATGGAACAATCGGCGGCCCCGACCGAACTGAACAATATGATGGGCAATGTGGAGAACAATGGGGCACCATGGCCCTTTAACCAGATGGACCGCCTAAATTGGACGCAAGAATCTTAA
- a CDS encoding OmpA family protein produces the protein MRSVTRLLSVVFFVFCLNLSSQEGIQLTKRDSMVVSSWIFGLGVNIVDDAGSEFENLLSAGDNWNMVPFPSRISIGRYFKNGLGLEAIGTYNQYKEGKIIDNVVNTEDIDYFAIDFRVSYDLNNILGETGFFDPYVGIGAGYTDANNEGRGTYNATVGFRTWFSDRWGLDFNSTGKWAMKLEPGVSNHIQHAAGVVYRFDVEKDLTPRGKEKLAQLQELEKEQQRVQDSIAAAKRAEEEAKRLADELERQKEAERLAAEERNKQQAEDARRKSLQEKVEGLGKVYFTLNSSYLGEDDKELLDKLVIILQENPGLKIKVAAHTDARGADKYNQWLSERRMERTVAYILSKGISTDKILKEALGETQLTNECDDGVPCSEEKHRQNRRSAFTIVEF, from the coding sequence ATGAGGAGCGTAACCCGATTACTTTCCGTAGTTTTTTTCGTTTTTTGCCTTAATCTGTCCTCGCAAGAGGGTATACAGTTGACCAAAAGGGATAGTATGGTGGTCAGTTCTTGGATATTCGGACTGGGCGTCAATATCGTTGATGATGCAGGTAGTGAGTTTGAAAACTTGCTAAGTGCAGGTGATAATTGGAATATGGTGCCCTTCCCATCGAGGATAAGCATCGGACGTTATTTCAAAAATGGTCTTGGACTGGAGGCCATTGGTACCTATAACCAATACAAAGAGGGAAAAATTATTGACAACGTGGTCAATACCGAAGATATCGACTACTTCGCAATTGATTTCAGGGTGAGCTATGATTTGAACAATATTTTGGGCGAGACCGGTTTTTTTGATCCGTATGTAGGCATTGGAGCGGGCTATACCGACGCCAATAATGAGGGCAGGGGTACTTATAACGCAACTGTCGGTTTTAGAACTTGGTTTTCAGATCGGTGGGGCCTTGATTTTAACTCTACCGGTAAATGGGCAATGAAACTAGAACCGGGGGTATCAAACCATATTCAACACGCAGCAGGCGTTGTTTATCGTTTTGATGTGGAAAAAGATCTGACACCCCGAGGTAAGGAAAAACTGGCCCAACTGCAAGAGCTTGAGAAAGAACAACAAAGAGTGCAAGATTCCATTGCAGCTGCAAAGAGAGCAGAAGAGGAGGCCAAAAGGTTGGCTGATGAGTTGGAAAGACAGAAAGAAGCTGAGCGATTGGCCGCTGAAGAGCGTAATAAGCAACAAGCTGAAGATGCCAGACGAAAATCATTGCAAGAGAAGGTTGAAGGCTTGGGCAAAGTATATTTCACCTTAAATTCTTCTTACCTCGGTGAAGATGATAAAGAACTGCTCGATAAGTTGGTTATTATTTTGCAAGAAAATCCTGGCCTTAAGATTAAGGTGGCCGCACATACCGATGCCAGGGGCGCTGATAAGTACAATCAATGGCTTTCAGAACGCAGAATGGAGCGTACGGTGGCCTATATTCTTTCAAAAGGTATTTCTACAGACAAAATACTGAAGGAAGCATTGGGCGAGACACAATTGACCAATGAGTGCGATGACGGAGTACCCTGTAGTGAAGAAAAACATCGCCAAAACCGTAGATCTGCGTTTACGATTGTCGAGTTTTAG
- a CDS encoding glycoside hydrolase family 3 N-terminal domain-containing protein, with protein sequence MRKNYFFPFFLLLFMLVNGQKHPLMTQDSILQQQWVDGHYETMTLEEKIGQLFMVSVASNANRSATERIKKLIDRHHIGGVIFLRGSPTRQAKLTNEYQSMSKIPLLIGQDAEWGLAMRLDSTYAFPWNMTLGAIQDSTIVEEVAYQMGKHAKRLGVHINFAPVLDVNINPRNPIIGNRSFGENPENVSVKGATFIRGFERAGILSCGKHFPGHGDTATDSHHDLPLIDFSRQRLDSVELHPYKELIKDGLSSVMVAHLNVPALENVPERPSSLSKSIITTLLKNKMGFEGLVFTDALNMKAVTKTTDPGDVELSAFLAGNDMLLMPQEVDSAVKKLLEAYNYGIITENRLARSVKKILMAKYKVALSGKQRVDTDRLYEDLNNLESDMVYEKAIENALTVVKNNFSLLPIKKLSNKKIAYVKLGDVDGDTFYGTLKKYADVTPIEVKDFGEYKKKLSEFNLVIVGYHKSNDTPWRNHKFSKDELFWLRQIAQMRSNNMVLVSFANPYALSDIVDFTGMDAILVAYQNSVLAQRKAAEVIFGALSAKGKLPVSINSEFPVNSGVEVKSIARLGYSIPERVGLSSKKLSMVDTLVRHGLDSLMYPGAQVLVARRGKIIYNKSFGHPTYTSKEKITEDHIYDLASLTKILSTLPVIMKMEEEGKIRLNDTFQELVPEYAESELKDVTVLKSLSHYGRLPAWIAFYVDTLNKDRKPSSEFYRNHPEEGYSIKVSEGLYLSNAYQDSIYNRIGRQELKSNRYRYSDVAYYVFKKYIENTYEKSLDRLATDFLYRSIGATNTGFNVADKFDKSRIVPSEEDNYFRYQTIHGYVHDMGAAMQGGVGGHAGLFSNANDVAKIMQMYLQGGYYGGERYLDERTIKKFNTCYFCHKDVRRGVGFDKPQLEDKGPTCGCVSHESFGHSGFTGTYTWADPEAEIVYVFLSNRTYPSAHNNLLVRSALRTRIQQAIYDSIIN encoded by the coding sequence ATGCGTAAAAACTACTTCTTCCCCTTTTTCTTGTTGCTTTTTATGTTGGTCAATGGTCAGAAACACCCCCTGATGACCCAAGACTCCATTCTTCAGCAGCAATGGGTCGATGGGCACTATGAAACCATGACCCTAGAAGAAAAAATAGGGCAGTTGTTCATGGTCAGCGTGGCCTCCAATGCCAACAGGTCAGCGACCGAACGCATCAAAAAGTTGATCGATCGGCACCACATCGGGGGAGTGATTTTTTTGCGTGGTAGCCCTACAAGACAGGCAAAGTTGACCAACGAATATCAGTCGATGTCAAAAATTCCGCTTTTGATCGGGCAAGATGCCGAATGGGGTCTGGCCATGCGGTTAGATTCTACCTACGCTTTTCCGTGGAATATGACCTTGGGAGCCATTCAAGACAGCACGATTGTTGAAGAAGTGGCATACCAAATGGGAAAACATGCCAAAAGACTCGGGGTACACATCAATTTCGCCCCTGTACTGGACGTCAATATCAATCCGAGAAACCCAATTATCGGTAATCGTTCGTTCGGTGAAAATCCTGAAAACGTTTCTGTAAAGGGAGCAACTTTCATAAGGGGATTTGAAAGGGCGGGCATTCTATCTTGTGGAAAGCATTTTCCCGGTCACGGCGACACGGCTACCGATTCACATCATGACTTACCATTGATCGATTTTTCGAGGCAACGACTAGATAGTGTCGAATTACATCCATATAAAGAACTGATCAAAGATGGCCTTAGCAGTGTGATGGTGGCCCATCTGAACGTTCCTGCACTTGAGAATGTTCCCGAAAGACCATCCTCTTTGTCAAAATCCATTATCACGACATTGTTGAAGAACAAAATGGGCTTCGAAGGCTTGGTTTTTACAGATGCTCTTAATATGAAAGCGGTGACCAAGACCACTGACCCTGGTGATGTAGAGCTATCTGCTTTTCTAGCGGGCAACGATATGCTCTTGATGCCGCAAGAGGTTGATAGTGCCGTGAAAAAGCTGTTGGAAGCCTATAATTATGGAATTATAACCGAAAACAGATTGGCCAGATCGGTCAAGAAGATTTTGATGGCAAAATATAAAGTGGCCCTTTCGGGCAAGCAGCGTGTAGATACAGACAGACTCTATGAAGATTTGAACAATCTTGAGAGCGATATGGTTTATGAAAAGGCCATTGAAAATGCTTTGACCGTGGTAAAAAACAATTTCTCGTTGCTTCCTATCAAAAAATTGAGCAACAAGAAAATTGCCTATGTGAAATTGGGCGACGTAGATGGTGATACTTTTTATGGAACTTTAAAGAAATATGCCGATGTCACCCCAATCGAGGTAAAAGATTTCGGTGAGTACAAGAAAAAGTTGTCTGAGTTCAACTTGGTGATCGTCGGTTATCACAAGAGCAATGATACCCCATGGCGAAACCATAAGTTTTCAAAAGATGAGCTCTTTTGGTTACGTCAGATTGCCCAAATGCGTTCAAACAATATGGTTCTGGTATCTTTTGCCAATCCGTATGCCTTGTCTGATATTGTTGATTTCACAGGAATGGATGCCATTTTAGTGGCGTATCAAAACAGTGTCTTGGCCCAAAGGAAGGCCGCTGAGGTCATCTTTGGCGCCCTGTCGGCAAAAGGAAAACTTCCTGTTTCCATCAATAGTGAATTTCCTGTCAATTCGGGGGTCGAGGTCAAAAGCATAGCACGATTGGGGTATAGCATTCCAGAAAGGGTAGGTCTTAGTTCAAAAAAGTTGTCGATGGTCGACACATTGGTACGGCATGGACTTGATTCTTTGATGTATCCAGGGGCACAGGTTTTGGTCGCCAGAAGGGGAAAGATCATATATAACAAAAGTTTTGGGCATCCTACCTATACATCCAAAGAAAAGATCACTGAAGACCATATCTATGACCTGGCCTCGTTGACCAAGATTTTATCGACCCTGCCGGTCATCATGAAAATGGAGGAAGAAGGAAAAATTCGCCTAAATGATACTTTTCAAGAATTGGTTCCTGAATATGCCGAATCTGAATTGAAAGATGTCACCGTGCTCAAATCGCTCTCACATTACGGACGATTGCCGGCCTGGATTGCCTTTTATGTAGATACGCTGAACAAAGACAGGAAACCTTCAAGTGAGTTTTATAGAAACCATCCTGAGGAAGGGTATTCGATAAAAGTGAGCGAGGGGCTGTATTTATCCAATGCCTATCAAGATTCCATCTATAACCGTATTGGTAGGCAAGAATTGAAATCGAACCGCTATCGCTACAGCGATGTGGCCTACTATGTGTTCAAAAAGTACATTGAAAACACTTATGAAAAGTCTTTGGATAGATTGGCTACTGATTTTTTGTACAGGTCGATAGGGGCAACCAATACAGGGTTCAATGTGGCGGATAAGTTTGATAAATCACGTATTGTACCTTCTGAAGAGGATAATTATTTCAGGTACCAAACCATTCATGGTTATGTACATGATATGGGGGCTGCCATGCAGGGCGGGGTAGGGGGCCACGCAGGGTTGTTCAGCAATGCCAATGACGTGGCCAAAATCATGCAAATGTACCTACAGGGCGGATATTATGGAGGTGAGCGATATCTCGATGAACGAACCATAAAAAAGTTCAATACCTGTTATTTCTGCCATAAAGATGTCAGGCGCGGTGTAGGTTTTGATAAGCCCCAATTGGAAGATAAAGGCCCTACCTGCGGCTGCGTATCACATGAAAGTTTTGGCCATAGCGGGTTTACGGGTACCTATACTTGGGCCGACCCTGAAGCTGAAATTGTCTATGTCTTTTTATCAAATCGTACCTACCCCAGTGCCCACAACAATTTATTGGTAAGATCTGCGCTGCGTACCCGAATACAGCAAGCGATTTATGATTCCATTATAAATTAG